A genomic region of Anopheles coustani chromosome 3, idAnoCousDA_361_x.2, whole genome shotgun sequence contains the following coding sequences:
- the LOC131259696 gene encoding aspartate aminotransferase, cytoplasmic, with protein sequence MSIFESVELGPPVEVFALNKACNEDSNPNKVNLGVGAYRTNEGKPWILPVVKKAEAAIVADGSLNHEYLPVLGTDNLTSAATTLLLGDDSEAIKSKRAFGVQCLSGTGALRVGAEFLARILNRTTFYYSDPTWENHHKLFVYAGFTEPRTYRYWHQETRSIDFEGMMEDLGKAPEGAVVILHACAHNPTGIDPTQDQWKQIADLCEHRKLFPFFDSAYQGFASGDPNKDAFAVRYFVERGFELFCSQSFAKNFGLYNERIGNLTVVQKDATTSAAVASQITWLIRGMYSNPPAFGSRIVSRVLNDTELRNEWMECIKTMSSRIITMRKALYDELVALKTPGTWEHITNQIGMFSYTGLNEKQVQILIKEFSIYLLKTGRISMCGLNEGNVAYVANAIHAAVTRE encoded by the exons ATGAGCATTTTCGAGTCGGTCGAATTGGGCCCCCCGGTGGAGGTGTTTGCCCTGAATAAGGCTTGCAATGAAGATTCCAACCCGAACAAGGTTAATCTCGGTGTTGGCG CTTACCGAACGAACGAGGGAAAGCCATGGATTTTGCCGGTGGTTAAGAAAGCGGAAGCTGCCATCGTCGCCGATGGTTCGTTGAATCACGAATACCTTCCTGTGCTCGGTACGGACAACCTAACAAGCGCGGCCACCACGCTCCTGCTGGGCGATGACAGTGAAGCAATTAAGAGCAAACGAGCGTTCGGTGTCCAATGTCTGTCGGGTACGGGTGCGCTTCGTGTGGGGGCCGAGTTCCTGGCGCGCATACTGAACCGCACCACGTTCTACTATTCGGACCCGACGTGGGAAAACCATCACAAGTTGTTCGTGTACGCCGGCTTCACCGAACCGCGCACGTACCGGTACTGGCATCAGGAGACCCGTTCGATTGACTTCGAGGGTATGATGGAGGATCTTGGCAAGGCGCCGGAAGGGGCGGTGGTGATTTTGCATGCCTGTGCCCACAATCCAACCGGCATCGACCCAACGCAAGACCAATGGAAGCAGATTGCGGATCTGTGCGAGCACCGCAAACTGTTCCCGTTCTTCGACTCGGCTTACCAAGGCTTTGCCAGCGGTGACCCGAACAAGGACGCCTTTGCCGTCCGTTACTTTGTCGAACGTGGCTTTGAGCTGTTCTGTTCGCAAAGTTTTGCCAAGAATTTTGGTCTCTACA ACGAACGCATCGGTAATCTGACTGTGGTGCAGAAGGATGCTACCACCAGTGCGGCGGTCGCGTCACAGATTACCTGGCTTATCCGTGGAATGTACTCGAACCCACCGGCATTCGGCAGCCGGATCGTGAGCCGAGTACTGAACGATACGGAGCTACGCAACGAGTGGATGGAGTGCATCAAGACGATGAGCTCACGCATTATTACCATGCGAAAGGCACTGTACGATGAGCTGGTGGCACTGAAGACCCCCGGCACTTGGGAGCATATCACCAACCAGATTGGAATGTTTTCCTACACGGGACTAAATG aAAAACAGGTGCAAATTCTGATAAAAGAGTTCAGCATCTACCTGCTGAAAACGGGCCGCATCAGTATGTGCGGATTGAATGAAGGCAACGTGGCGTACGTAGCCAATGCCATCCATGCGGCCGTCACGCGGGAATAG
- the LOC131272421 gene encoding protein C12orf4 homolog: MELEPTKVVDFHYEYTNVDEKPAKLVYAIEIPYRGSVVELSHQIVSVRMDPIMQFLKANRDLLKTLEKFVERENQAFYDERDELLLEKFRNGTPDVDTLALDTEKLYREEILEFADRIGPTDEEIFAQSYHQLVHSSLLPEILTKEREYARTIASLSTQMTQQITTMNTLHQEEIESKIKLLDISITPENINHMLAKQYGMQNMIRKQCESELESTRGHQKHEYRNWVTQHVDESFLGQSESPTQIGNRWSMISTQAPSMEESFTIHLGSQLKHMHNIRILSTRVSDLCSPLYGDTSFGGPNVALGLYSSSLCGIVVLTPSGTITPDREIRRNANMSTEFHFDQIDRQIEKIQEDLRNLQHGNAIDAGGAQSLTVGRRPDRNVVTVKPGDAFITRHSNLSHSHVIFHLISDETFQSPSEINSRHPVILGLRNILKISSRHDITTLTIPALLRHEMSEDMTVSWCIRRAELVFKCAKGFMIESASWGGAELNTLQLLLPHDISEELFRTLADMVPHVFRVANPKILQ; the protein is encoded by the exons ATGGAGCTGGAACCGACAAAAGTGGTCGATTTTCATTATGAATACACCAACGTGGACGAGAAACCAGCCAAGTTGGTGTACGCGATCGAAATTCCCTACAGGGGCAGTGTGGTCGAGCTGAGCCACCAGATTGTCTCGGTTCGGATGGATCCCATAATGCAGTTTCTCAAGGCCAACCGCGATCTGTTGAAGAcgttggaaaagtttgtcgAGCGTGAAAATCAAGCTTTCTACGACGAACGGGATGAGCTGCTGCTCGAGAAGTTCCGCAATGGGACTCCGGATGTGGACACGCTGGCACTGGACACGGAAAAACTATATCGCGAGGAAATACTTGAGTTTGCCGACCGCATCGGGCCGACGGATGAAGAAATCTTTGCTCAAAGCTACCATCAGCTGGTGCATTCGTCGCTGCTGCCTGAAATTCTGACCAAAGAGCGGGAATACGCGCGCACGATTGCGAGTTTGTCGACGCAAATGACCCAGCAAATTACCACAATGAACACGCTCCACCAGGAGGAGATAGAATCGAAGATCAAGCTGCTGGACATTTCAATCACGCCCGAAAACATCAATCATATGCTAGCGAAGCAGTACGGAATGCAAAACATGATACGGAAACAGTGTGAATCGGAATTGGAGTCGACGCGGGGCCACCAGAAACACGAGTATCGAAACTGGGTCACGCAGCATGTCGATGAAAGTTTCCTCGGTCAATCGGAAAGTCCTACGCAGATAGGCAACCGATGGTCAATGATATCAACCCAAGCACCCTCGATGGAGGAAAGCTTCACCATTCATCTCGGATCTCAGTTGAAGCATATGCATAATATAAGGATTCTAAGTACTCGCGTTTCGGACCTGTGTAGTCCCCTGTACGGCGACACTTCGTTTGGTGGTCCCAACGTGGCCCTTGGGCTCTACTCCAGCTCGCTATGCGGTATCGTTGTGCTCACGCCGTCCGGCACAATTACACCCGATAGGGAAATACGTCGCAATGCGAACATGTCGACGGAGTTTCATTTCGATCAGATCGACCGTCAAATAGAAAAGATACAGGAGGACTTGAGAAACTTGCAGCATGGTAATGCTATCGATGCAGGTGGCGCCCAGAGCCTGACGGTAGGCCGACGCCCGGACCGGAATGTGGTAACGGTGAAACCGGGCGATGCGTTCATCACTCGTCACTCGAATCTCTCGCATTCGCACGTCATTTTTCATCTCATCTCGGATGAAACATTCCAAAGCCCAAGCGAAATCAACTCGAGACACCCTGTGATACTAGGATTGaggaatattttgaaaatatctaGCCGACATGATATAACTACACTAACGATTCCCGCTTTGTTGAGGCATGAAATGTCCGAG GACATGACGGTTAGTTGGTGTATACGGAGAGCGGAATTGGTGTTTAAATGCGCCAAAGGATTCATGATTGAATCTGCTAGCTGGGGTGGAGCGGAACTGAACACATTGCAACTTCTACTACCCCATGATATCTCGGAAGAGCTATTCCGCACGTTGGCCGACATGGTACCGCACGTATTCCGTGTGGCCAATCCTAAGATCCTGCAGTGA
- the LOC131272329 gene encoding uncharacterized protein LOC131272329 produces MEMDQLQTQIQAELPFCRLCFSQDCELYELFPGAGNDNESLLLKILEVLAIPISFDDDLNSFICGKCVTTVEDFYEYKEKVKENDVLLRERRKSVEQATAIYNVVSMQPDATNSSSSASNGATCVDGGGGGGQDLGGAGVIDESHVGGAMLDHRISIEGNTPLNGNIIEFKKQLFTASPTQLGIWLCVASGSDIQCPAAIEVDDNIQVVAEIGQHNHGLPVSVAENPPEPTTPTKQHHQHHHQQQQQQQQQQPQHHHHQQQHVEPDTIVVTTGDVSPVLGTPVGTPVAVSGTASTSGTNSSTSKSSSSKKKKSRDPSSKRKVSNDMLVGDGWLTDVTTFKRNHYQLVTKDGYQTFLIYNGYRFRTQQKIRNGIAAWKCAWNGRKGCQAILHISEDYQKVKEVGSPHNHEPSLRDRIISNKPSNGNASDQSIIMQSDDGEEIEMHKIVHTTVTPGVSTTVVAATSGETITLGGGATVVAITAGTTTTTSTSTTPSTTLDLAGAEMDFVQQSSSSGSSEHLITTTTTASGSGAGGGSSSGSSGDHAHHQHHHHQHHQQQQHHHPHHHSHHTHEVVSVVDEVGVVVKDDTSMSMDIEEIIRPHVVLHPANE; encoded by the exons ATGGAAATGGACCAGCTGCAGACCCAGATCCAAGCGGAGCTGCCCTTTTGTCGGTTGTGCTTTTCGCAGGACTGCGAGCTGTACGAACTGTTTCCCGGCGCCGGGAACGACAATGAATCTCTACTACTCAAAATACTCGAGGTGCTGGCCATACCG ATAAGCTTCGATGATGACCTGAACTCGTTCATCTGCGGAAAGTGCGTCACGACGGTGGAGGACTTCTACGAGTACAAGGAAAAGGTAAAGGAGAACGATGTGTTGCTGCGGGAGAGGCGTAAATCGGTCGAGCAGGCGACGGCGATCTACAATGTGGTCAGCATGCAGCCGGATGCCACGAACAGTAGCAGCAGCGCCTCGAACGGAGCGACCTGcgtcgatggtggtggtggaggtggccaAGATCTGGGCGGAGCCGGTGTCATCGATGAGTCGCACGTCGGTGGCGCAATGCTCGACCACCGTATCTCGATCGAGGGCAATACGCCACTGAATGGTAACATCATCGAGTTCAAGAAACAATTGTTTACCGCCTCTCCGACGCAGCTTGGCATCTGGTTGTGTGTGGCATCCGGTAGTGACATCCAGTGTCCCGCCGCAATCGAGGTTGACGATAACATACAGGTGGTGGCTGAAATCGGTCAGCATAACCACGGTCTGCCGGTGTCGGTGGCGGAAAACCCGCCGGAACCTACTACGCCGACGAagcaacaccaccaacaccaccaccaacagcaacaacagcagcagcagcagcaaccgcagcaccatcatcatcagcagcagcacgtcGAACCGGACACGATCGTGGTCACTACCGGGGATGTATCGCCCGTGCTTGGCACTCCCGTCGGTACGCCGGTAGCAGTCAGTGGCACCGCCAGCACGAGTGGCACCAAcagtagtaccagcaagtcgtcctcgtcgaagaagaaaaagtcaCGCGATCCCTCGTCGAAGCGGAAGGTTTCGAACGACATGCTCGTTGGCGACGGCTGGCTGACCGATGTGACGACATTCAAGCGCAACCACTACCAGCTCGTCACCAAGGACGGCTACCAGACGTTCCTCATCTACAACGGGTATCGCTTCCGGACGCAGCAAAAAATTCGCAACGGCATCGCGGCCTGGAAGTGCGCGTGGAACGGTCGCAAAGGCTGCCAGGCGATCCTGCACATCAGCGAGGACTATCAGAAGGTGAAGGAGGTTGGCTCGCCGCACAACCACGAGCCCTCGCTGCGCGATCGCATAATCTCGAACAAGCCCTCCAATGGGAACGCGTCGGACCAGAGCATCATCATGCAGTCGGACGACGGCGAAGAGATCGAGATGCACAAAATCGTCCACACCACGGTGACGCCCGGGGTCAGCACCACCGTCGTCGCCGCCACCAGCGGGGAAACGATAACGCTCGGTGGTGGCGCAACCGTGGTAGCCATCACGGCCGGTACCACCACGACCACGTCCACCTCGACGACCCCCTCGACCACACTGGACCTCGCCGGCGCCGAGATGGACTTTGTGCAGCAGAGCAGTAGCAGCGGAAGTAGCGAACATTTgatcacaaccaccaccaccgccagtgGCAGCGGAGCGGGTGGCGGATCGTCCTCGGGGTCCTCCGGGGACCATgcgcaccaccagcaccatcatcaccagcaccaccagcagcagcaacaccaccatccgCACCACCACTCGCACCACACGCACGAGGTGGTCAGCGTGGTGGACGAGGTCGGCGTGGTGGTCAAAGACGATACGTCGATGTCGATGGACATCGAGGAAATCATACGCCCCCACGTAGTGCTCCATCCGGCGAATGAGTAG